From a region of the Coffea arabica cultivar ET-39 chromosome 3e, Coffea Arabica ET-39 HiFi, whole genome shotgun sequence genome:
- the LOC113735215 gene encoding ankyrin repeat protein SKIP35, whose amino-acid sequence MQDKKVFVVENPSLNMGNEGQGPQYKMEVETNETRIASRHNEIAILSSDKDGRGSGDDVFSSEAPLVIKDSRKSNRDGGCCSCGAKKLKSRLVPTDSELGKNEKSGQEKKLCRQDRLELSRLFQGALSSNDWELAENLILLADPQTLNDALCIALDSVWFLSTQQELYGITRLIKKVITNGAYDFTRAALRTSFLASCVSACQSRTMSLADTVTVMAQRLHERLQECNGDEILKAEAGAKVQKFTEWALKCIGFHSRSQGNRDRVGQNSAVEIQLQLSAFKTFLDLAGNHLTGKDFTEAFDAACFPLTLFSTSFDPGWASGTSANAIQGLLAMLVEGGADNVNQCFLEASRFGSTELVRILLQIAQRNSLDVDVDLALGFASHYGKIGTMECLVEEGNAMAFLGPLMRAAERGCMPVVQWFVERGCRDMELCLALTAATSSSQVEVAAYLLPHVPKHILAALSIEILKAAAERSGRSLDGVSFLLRSDFLGEPAATYAVADSIARSNDESVAPELRAFLKEHWSEAAFLDGLKQGQEHYMNLVRIVKWGESPICLRDLPGPLRVAIAYLPLYRECRKAGGCLLSQRRRGHLVEAARRLGGVELEEASQGRQLLAVLEHHLPSFLLNA is encoded by the exons atgcaagataagaaAGTTTTTGTAGTAGAAAACCCAAGCCTTAATAtgggcaacgaagggcaaggtcCTCAGTATAAAATGGAAGTTGAAACCAATGAGACCAGAATTGCTAGTCGCCACAATGAGATTGCAATTCTAAGTTCAGATAAGGATGGGAGAGGCAGTGGTGATGATGTATTTTCAAGTGAAGCTCCACTGGTCATTAAGGACTCTAGGAAATCCAACAGAGATGGAGGATGTTGTAGTTGTGGAGCTAAGAAACTTAAATCTAGATTGGTTCCTACTGATTCTGAGCTGGGTAAGAATGAGAAATCTGGGCAAGAAAAGAAGCTCTGTAGGCAAGACAGACTGGAGTTGAGTCGACTTTTTCAAGGTGCTTTGAGTTCCAATGACTGGGAGCTTGCTGAGAATCTGATCTTGTTGGCAGATCCACAGACTCTCAATGATGCATTATGCATTGCTTTGGATTCAGTTTGGTTTTTAAGCACCCAGCAAGAGTTGTATGGAATTACTAGATTGATTAAAAAGGTTATAACTAATGGTGCATATGATTTCACAAGAGCTGCTCTGAGgacttcatttcttgcttcctGTGTTTCAGCATGTCAGAGTCGAACTATGAGTCTTGCAGATACTGTAACTGTGATGGCACAAAG gCTGCACGAAAGATTGCAGGAATGTAATGGGGACGAAATTTTGAAGGCAGAAGCTGGAGCAAAGGTTCAAAAGTTCACTGAATGGGCTCTTAAATGTATAGGTTTTCACTCTCGTAGCCAGGGAAACAGGGATAGAGTGGGTCAGAACTCTGCTGTGGAAATCCAACTACAATTGTCTGCTTTCAAGACCTTCCTCGATCTTGCAGGAAACCACCTGACTGGAAAGGACTTTACAGAAGCTTTTGATGCAGCTTGCTTTCCGCTTACACTCTTCTCTACTTCCTTTGATCCTGGATGGGCGTCAGGTACTTCTGCAAATGCAATCCAAGGTTTGCTAGCCATGTTAGTAGAGGGTGGTGCAGACAATGTTaatcaatgttttcttgaagcaTCGCGTTTTGGAAGCACAGAGCTTGTTCGTATTCTATTACAG ATTGCTCAAAGGAATAGCTTGGATGTTGATGTTGACCTGGCTTTGGGGTTTGCTTCGCACTATGGGAAGATTGGCACCATGGAGTGTCTAGTGGAGGAGGGGAATGCCATGGCTTTCTTAGGGCCTTTGATGAGGGCAGCTGAGAGGGGTTGCATGCCGGTGGTTCAGTGGTTTGTTGAAAGGGGCTGCAGAGACATGGAACTTTGTCTTGCTCTCACGGCTGCTACCTCTAGCAGTCAGGTTGAGGTTGCTGCTTATCTCCTTCCTCATGTCCCTAAGCATATCCTTGCTGCCTTGAGTATTGAAATTCTGAAGGCTGCTGCTGAGCGAAGTGGGAGATCACTTGATGGGGTTTCATTTCTTCTTCGATCGGACTTCCTGGGTGAACCTGCTGCTACATATGCTGTTGCAGACAGCATTGCTAGATCTAATGATGAGTCTGTTGCTCCTGAGCTCAGGGCTTTTCTTAAAGAGCATTGGTCAGAGGCAGCTTTTTTGGATGGATTGAAGCAAGGACAAGAACATTACATGAACTTGGTAAGGATAGTGAAATGGGGCGAGTCTCCTATTTGTTTAAGGGATCTTCCGGGTCCCTTGAGGGTGGCAATAGCATACCTGCCGTTGTATAGGGAGTGTAGGAAGGCAGGAGGCTGCTTGTTATCTCAGAGGCGAAGAGGCCACCTTGTGGAGGCGGCAAGAAGGCTTGGAGGTGTGGAATTGGAAGAGGCAAGCCAAGGAAGGCAGCTACTGGCTGTGTTGGAGCATCATCttccttcatttttgctcaACGCATGA